The following are from one region of the Actinoplanes sp. L3-i22 genome:
- a CDS encoding SDR family oxidoreductase, producing MRIAVAGGTGWLGKLVVTEATEAGHDVVVIARSRGVDLITGRGLDEALAGVDVVIDVSNIETVSGAKATGFFETVTRNLQAAEARAGVKHHVLVSIIGIDRVEWGYYTAKLNQEKVALAGPVPTTVLRAAQFHEFAQQSLTRFGGPVAVVPAMLSQPVAAREVAAELVRLAAAEPVAGLAPELAGPEPLQMADLVRKVARAHGPRKWVLSFPLPGEAGKAMKSGGALPQGPGLRGTQTFDQWLSELR from the coding sequence ATGCGGATCGCGGTGGCCGGTGGCACCGGCTGGCTCGGCAAACTGGTGGTCACGGAAGCGACGGAGGCCGGCCATGACGTCGTGGTGATCGCCCGCTCGCGCGGGGTGGACCTGATCACCGGCCGGGGCCTGGACGAGGCGCTGGCCGGCGTCGACGTGGTGATCGACGTGTCGAACATCGAGACGGTGAGCGGGGCGAAGGCGACCGGGTTCTTCGAGACGGTCACCCGGAACCTGCAGGCGGCCGAGGCGCGGGCCGGGGTGAAGCACCACGTGCTGGTCTCGATCATCGGCATCGACCGCGTGGAGTGGGGTTACTACACGGCGAAGCTCAACCAGGAGAAGGTGGCGCTGGCCGGTCCGGTGCCGACCACGGTGCTGCGGGCGGCGCAGTTCCACGAGTTCGCCCAGCAGTCGCTGACCCGGTTCGGCGGCCCGGTCGCGGTGGTCCCGGCGATGCTGAGCCAGCCGGTCGCGGCCCGCGAGGTCGCCGCCGAACTGGTCCGGCTCGCGGCGGCCGAGCCGGTGGCGGGCCTGGCCCCGGAGCTGGCCGGCCCGGAACCGTTGCAGATGGCCGACCTGGTCCGCAAGGTCGCCCGCGCGCACGGCCCGCGCAAGTGGGTGCTGAGCTTCCCGCTGCCGGGAGAGGCGGGCAAGGCGATGAAGTCCGGCGGCGCCCTGCCGCAGGGCCCCGGCCTGCGCGGCACCCAGACCTTCGACCAGTGGCTGAGCGAGCTCCGATGA